A genome region from Mastacembelus armatus chromosome 8, fMasArm1.2, whole genome shotgun sequence includes the following:
- the nags gene encoding N-acetylglutamate synthase, mitochondrial, translated as MVNVNSGSTGCRAVVMAGKYLSNPVLSRQRQRRMIGPQRVMMSSHVAGAEGKTAASAQQEHQGFFSTADRQALANRNLIYRDVRAFLSEVGGDPREARYWLTEFQRATAAQSPAFAVLEVDSSVFDNKGMVLSLAFGLAFLQRMDMKPVVVMCWSEHVETGHSEPVARARCTRWLMERTQQLTEALQQHSATVLPFFSAESFLLLHEGPRGTSAPSSVAVDTSLLQWSLNCGSIPLICPVGRNSQGCSVMLDPTEVTVAISRALQPHKVMFLNNSGGLRSQEHKVLGTVSLPSDLPCLSMAAWLSAAERCKLTAIARLLNQLSSESSAVITSADTLLTELFSNRGSGTLFKNGDPIHRYSSLDGIDVEHLLALINKSFDKTLRQDYIDSLKGRLHSIYLSEGYNAAAIITVEPVNGGTPYLDKFVVSSNKQGQGTSYILWECIRQDLSKLFWRSRAANKINPWYFKHCDGSFVSGMWTVFWFGLTDIRDSYELVEYAKNIPDSFHDSPLTS; from the exons ATGGTCAACGTCAACAGCGGCTCCACCGGCTGTCGGGCCGTGGTCATGGCAGGTAAGTACCTGTCGAACCCGGTGCTGAGCCGCCAACGCCAGCGGAGGATGATCGGTCCACAGCGCGTTATGATGAGCTCCCACGTGGCCGGTGCGGAGGGAAAGACCGCGGCTTCGGCCCAGCAGGAGCACCAGGGATTTTTTTCCACCGCGGACCGACAGGCTCTGGCGAACCGGAATTTGATTTACCGGGACGTGAGGGCTTTTCTCAGCGAAGTTGGTGGAGACCCCCGGGAGGCTCGGTACTGGCTGACCGAGTTCCAGAGAGCGACTGCGGCTCAGTCTCCTGCCTTTGCTGTGCTGGAG GTGGACAGCTCTGTATTTGACAACAAAGGAATGGTTCTGAGCCTGGCCTTTGGACTCGCCTTTCTCCAGCGGATGGATATGAAGCCTGTGGTAGTGATGTGTTGGTCTGAGCATGTGGAGACGGGGCATTCTGAACCAGTGGCCAGGGCTCGGTGCACCCGTTGGCTCATGGAACGGACCCAACAGCTGACTGAGGCTCTGCAGCAACACTCGGCCACTGTCTTGCCTTTCTTCTCTGCAGAGTCTTTCCTCCTACTGCATGAAGGACCACGAGGCACCAG TGCTCCATCCTCGGTTGCTGTGGATACCAGCCTTCTCCAGTGGAGTCTGAATTGCGGGAGTATCCCTCTGATTTGTCCAGTGGGGAGGAACAGCCAAGGCTGCTCAGTGATGCTGGACCCAACTGAGGTGACGGTGGCGATTTCACGGGCCCTGCAACCCCACAAAGTCATGTTCCTAAACAACTCAGGAGGCCTCCGCAGCCAAGAGCACAAG GTGTTGGGTACGGTGTCATTGCCGAGTGACCTGCCTTGTCTCTCCATGGCAGCATGGCTAAGTGCTGCAGAGCGCTGCAAATTGACCGCCATAGCCAGACTGCTCAACCAGCTGTCAAGCGAATCCTCTGCAGTAATCACTTCTGCTGACACATTGCTGACTGAGCTGTTCAGCAACCGAG GGTCTGGTACACTCTTCAAAAATGGAGACCCCATACACCG GTACAGCTCTCTGGATGGGATTGATGTAGAGCATCTGCTGGCTCTTATCAACAAGTCATTTGATAAAACTCTGAGACAAGATTACATTGACTCGCTGAAAGGACGGCTGCACTCTATCTATCTCTCTGAAGg TTATAATGCAGCAGCCATCATCACAGTGGAGCCGGTGAATGGTGGCACTCCCTACCTTGACAAATTTGTGGTGAGCAGCAACAAGCAGGGCCAGGGCACCAGCTACATCCTGTGGGAGTGTATAAGACAGGACCTGAGCAAACTGTTCTGGAGGTCTAGAGCCGCCAACAAGATTAACCCTTG GTACTTTAAACATTGTGACGGCAGCTTTGTTAGTGGGATGTGGACTGTCTTCTGGTTTGGTCTGACGGACATCAGAGATTCCTATGAGCTGGTGGAGTATGCCAAGAATATCCCAGACTCTTTCCATGACTCTCCTCTCACATCCTGA